One genomic region from Magallana gigas chromosome 3, xbMagGiga1.1, whole genome shotgun sequence encodes:
- the LOC109619328 gene encoding F-box only protein 31, translating to MSDILSLPPELLSRILDYVYDSDLPSVCLSCKTLRDVVYNHSIWQRKCKQEYNFKSIEGWNVNYCILYNKVLRRYGDLVGFWRRDFQYYGGLLQIKFDKGCIKGLEVLPPAGSSVDRPLRMTEIFTISMTSSETVQIVSVHNFPKEEDGEEKDVQRPCLLHVEENERNKRILEYKVTDKKYILQKEDLNNHPVLKRWLDEDFLERGVDYLSSRHEYRWSPLELSSNSVSNVPIQPGLFKGACCLSGIEILSLYYTEDLRMLMVTNITGVLHAPARKFIIHGILGRPRVLTVEQQESEDILSAAHRHNENEHPDRPAAQQPFRIPKDCFHQDIPDIPKFCTFRCTAVACFPSFNKFTNTFDSHECVAHFVVFDERKFGLCLRSSDLFILYIRVDDNELKDLSFD from the exons ATGTCAGACATTCTGTCATTGCCTCCAGAACTTCTCAGTCGGATTCTGGACTATGTCTATGACAGCGATTTACCAAGCGTTTGTTTATCGTGTAAAACACTGAGAGATGTGGTTTATAATCACAGTATATGGCAGAGGAAATGTAAACAAG AATATAACTTCAAATCCATTGAGGGTTGGAATGTGAATTACTGTATTTTGTATAACAAAG TTTTACGGCGATACGGCGATTTAGTGGGCTTCTGGAGGAGAGATTTCCAATATTATGGAGGTTTACTGCAAATCaag TTTGACAAAGGATGCATCAAAGGACTGGAAGTACTGCCTCCAGCTGGTTCAAGTGTAGATAGACCACTACGGATGACGGagatttttactatttcaatgaCGTCATCAGAAACTGTACAGATTGTTTCTGTACATAATTTTCCAAAGGAGGAGGACGGGGAAGAAAAAGATGTACAACGGCCATGTTTACTTCATGTGGAGGAAAACGAAAGG AATAAAAGAATTCTAGAATATAAAGTTACAGACAAAAAATATATCCTTCAGAAAGAG GATCTGAACAACCACCCAGTGTTAAAGAGATGGCTTGACGAGGATTTTCTCGAGAGAGGTGTGGACTATTTGTCCTCAAG ACATGAATATCGGTGGTCTCCCCTGGAGCTATCAAGTAACAGTGTATCTAATGTTCCTATCCAACCAGGACTGTTCAAAGGTGCATGCTGTCTTAGCGGTATCGAGATACTGAGTCTGTACTACACTGAGGATTTGAGGATGCTCATGGTCACAAATATCACG GGTGTACTACATGCCCCTGCCAGGAAATTTATTATACACGGTATTCTGGGCCGCCCAAGGGTGTTGACAGTTGAGCAGCAGGAAAGTGAGGATATCCTGTCGGCGGCCCATAGACATAACGAGAACGAGCATCCGGATCGACCCGCGGCCCAACAACCCTTTCGGATTCCGAAAGATTGCTTCCACCAAGACATTCCGGACATTCCGAAATTCTGTACTTTCAG ATGTACCGCCGTGGCATGTTTTCCAAGTTTTAACAAGTTTACCAATACTTTCGACTCACATGAATGTGTCGCCCATTTTGTTGTATTTGAtgagaggaaattcggattgtGTTTGAGATCCTCGGATTTGTTCATTCTCTACATCAGAGTGGACGACAATGAATTGAAAGACTTATCTTTTGATTGA